The DNA segment CGATGTGGACAAGTCTCGCCGCACCACCCCAACCTGGAACCAGGCCCATGTGCTTGTGGACAAACTGGATGATGCTGCCAGGCACCATTAACCTGAAACAGATGTGACAATGTGGTGAATgcagttttcttttattcaccAGTACAGGAACATTACCTGAAATCACAGGCGGTGGTGAGTTCTGCACCTCCCCCCAGTGCCCTGCCCTCCACCAGAGCAACAGAGATGAGCGGCAGCCTGCAGGAAATATTTATTCAGTCAGTAAACTGGAAAATCCGGCTGCTCTGTTTCATTCAGCGTTGATATTAACgatgagacagaggaggacaccTGACCTGAGCAGCCTGGTGAGGGTGTTCTGCATAAACATGCACATCTTCATCCCGTCCTGTGGGTTGGATATCGCTCTGACAgcattcaggtctgacccagaGCAGAAGGTTCCACCAGCGCCACGAACAATGAGACCCTTCCCTCCGGTCCAGCTCTCCAGCTGACtgaccttctcctccagctccaccatcaTGGTGCCTGTGACAACAGAATCCCATCACCTGCAGAAAGGTTCCTCTAGAGACACTCCCAGGGCAGAGTTGACCGTACCAGAGAAGGCATTCATGCGAGAGGGGTTATTGACAGTCAGCACAGCGACACCAGACTCCTGCTTCAGCAGGTCAATGGAGCCTCCAGGAAAGgcctgcagcttctctctgatcTCCTCCTGGTTGAAGTCGTGGATTCTGGAGCTTTTTCTCAGCAGCGGCCTTGGGGGAATATTTACACGTTATATTATTTAGAGTGATGAGGTCAGCTCTGAGGGGCATCTGTTCTGCCTCTGTTGCTAAAGCAACCACCTTAGCATTATTATATGGACTGATGTTAGCTATTGTGTCCCTGAAATTATGTTGAACGTCTGGGAATGACTTGTATCTTCCCATGTGGCTGTGTGGTGATTTGTGTGCTAGGATGCAAACATTAACTTGGGTGCTGACTTTGGTCCCTTACCCGGCCCAGGCACCGCACCTGCTGCTGACCAAGAGTTGTTTCCTCACTGCACACAGCACCATCCTGTGATATTAGATATTATATGAAGAACATCTCGTCTTGGACCAAATTGAAGCGGCCATTCATTCTTTATTTATCTCGCTGGTATGATGCAAACTGATTAAATGATGTACTTTACTTCTATATCATTTGGAACGAATCTTAAACTACTTTAACTTCATTAATACCTAGTTACTGACAATTCCTTTCTGACAGTTTGTTTAATCCAGAGGTGGATACCGAATGTCGTGCATGCTTCCAGggtctttatatatatatattatatatacgtTAGCAACTAGCGAGCAGTGAAAACAAACGTGTGGCTTGTTAAAGAGTTTTACAACACCGGtgaataataatacatttttcttACAGTCTAGATAAAATACACGAACCAACCTTGACAGTTGTGCTACCGAAAAATCAGTCCCCGGAAACTCGAACTCCGCGGAATTAGAAAATGGTAACACAGCATGCAGTTCCAAATaatgaccactagagggcaaaACAATCACACACTGGCGGAAATGGGAAACTATATTTGGAATTTGCAAGAACTCGAcctgtaaaatataaataaatatttcagaaattaaacaattaaattGAGATCTAGAGACAAATAAAAGCTATAATCACTGCATCCACAAAcattattttttcctcttttcttaaATTCTGTTTTCTCCTATATTTTAACACCAGTTAGCCAGTGTTAAAGatgagttttttcttttttcttttgtaaaagtCCAGTACCTCATCAGACAAATTTCTGTCCAGAGATTcgtttttaaaacacacaaactgttTTGTTGCATTGTTGTTTACATTATTCCTTGAAACCAGTAATGTCAAGTGGGAGGTGGGCACGAGTCTAAGAACAGAGTAAAGTGTGAATTGCTGTGCAATCATAGCTGTGCAAAAACACATACCACCAACTGCTGTAAAATTGGCTGTCTGATGGACAGCCTGATGTTGCAGATGCTGAGGTCTGTAAAAATCATGCATTCAAAACTGTATGTGTCAAAACGGTGGTTCAGAAGGTCGAGCAGGggatacatttttgtttttgtgagtgAGGGTTGGAACTTAGGGCTGCCAGACAGCGAGACAAGCAGGCAGCGAGGTGATGATATAAAGACTGGAAGAAGTGCAAAAAGAAGGTGGGAGCGTACCAAAGAGAAGGGAGAGTGAAACACTTCCTATCGAGTGGTCTGATCTATGGCTACTGGGAGCATAAATCCTTCCATTCTCCCCGCACGCCCTCTCCTGTTATTTACAGCCCCGAACACACCTCTAAAAGCAAACTTGGAGGAACAAAAATACCTTTATCGGTTGTGGCCAGATCTGTGAGGATTCCAGAAATCTGAATCATAAAAGTAAAACTGCCAAATGCCAAAGCTGCAAAGGTGTTGATGCCCTTTTCAAGTTCAGCCAAGTTCAAATGCAAAGTGCAGCATCAACATATTAACATCTGCATTAGATCTGCTTTGGGAGCACATTCTTCACAATTAGGTTCCATGATTCCTGTCATGCAGAACTTTGTAGAGCCACTATGTATTTGTCCTGTGTATAAACCAGAGGGTTGTATTTCCCTGAAGAGATAAAGCCGAAATGTCTTCATCACGGCAGCATAAAAGGTCACAGCATTCAAGACTGCAATGGACTCAAGTTCCACACCTCGGAGGTCTATTTAAAAGTAAGGAAAGAATTCAAAAAGGTCGGGGAGACTCTTCTGACGGGCATTCCAGACACTGTGACTCGGTGCCTTGCTGTGCGCAGCACACTGAGCAAGCTCCTTCAACCTGTCTCCAAACATCACTCCGTGAAGCGCAGCAcctgaggggaggaagggagctCGGTGGAATTTATACAGACCTTTTTATAAACTTAACCCGAGAGTTTGGTTTTCAGAATAAAAAATATGCGCCGCTGCCTCTTTCTTTGAACCACCGCTCGTCTCTCTCAGTCATTTTGATTTAAAGTCTGTGTTTGATGATCCGTCCAGAGATTGGCGATGCAGCCGCAGACTCCGGCGGATAATGGAAACCCGTCTGAAATATCAACCTcgcctcctggggggggggcagaaagcaTATATCACACAATCGTCTAAATGTATCTTTAAACATTTCATGTCTATGAGTTTTTTCATTGTGTGGCTTCTGGCATGTGGCCCCTCGGGAGATCCATCACTGCGCAGATCGATATGCAGCTGTTTACTCCACAGGAAGTCCGGGAATGTGCTGCAGTCAACGCGGCTCTGTACCAGCTTACTGAGATGGCTGTCTGTGTTGggtatttacatttattttattcagctaTCAGGCTTGCGATGGGGTGAAATAgtatcaaaacacacacacacacacacacacacacacacacacacacacacacacacacatacacgtacacacaaagTTTcgtatttctttctttgtggggactttcatagacataataaTTACCCAGCTCTctaccctaaccatcccaactaactcAACTAACCCAAACCCCAAACCTGAACCTAAACCTCAGAAGTGCTGGAGCATTAGGTGTCTATTTCAGGGTAGTTTGGCAGGTGCCAGAGGATCTGAAGAGCCTGGAGGTTTCCTGTGGGGAGTTCAGGGAGGTCGTTGGAGGTAATGGAgagaaaggcagaaaacagtGGCTCAATCCCAGcaggacaaaagaaaacactgcagTTTGGTAGGAAGAATTACAGTGGCACCACAAAGTGAAGATTCTATTTCATCTATGTGAAAGAACACAtgaagtgttttttaaaaaattattgaAAACCAGAATCAAGGTTGAGAAAAAGGGAGTTCACTCAGTGAAAACAATAGAGTGCAGGAAAAGATCCACTTCGGGTGCCTCAGCTCTAATCTTGTCTGATTAAATAGTTTGCAGTAGGTGTTGAgtgattagcattagcattgacaACCAAACATGTGAGCGGCTTCACTGAATGTGGACACAGTGGTTAGTGGGAAAATTGGGCCTCATTACACATAAAATTAATCAAAGAACAGAGGGAATGCTTTTGTCCACAACTGAGTCATTTGAAAGTGAGAATGCAAATTGTTCCATTATGTctttccagcagctgcagaagcaaaACAGTCGTGATTATATAATCATTCCCACATCTGCATACCTTCCGACTGGAGCAGTAGCCAGCAGTGGCAGCCCTCGGTAAGACCACCAAGGGCCGGGCCGGGCCTGGCCGGACCGGGCCGGGCCGGACCACTGGCGGCCATGAGGAAACGATgacaatatttatatttatatcagCAGCAGGGTAAGATTTCTGGCACCGTAAGATTGGCACACCTGCTGCTTCAGTCAGCCTAAGGTGCCAGATTTCAGGGTCAGGGGTGAAGTATCTGTCCCCTGCAGGGCGAGTGCGCTTGCAAGCCTGTCTTTGTATATTTACTTTACGCAAATGGACACGTGTGCATGTCTGCGTACAACACTGGTCAGTGAAATCCAATCCAAATGAGGGTCTTCTA comes from the Takifugu rubripes chromosome 7, fTakRub1.2, whole genome shotgun sequence genome and includes:
- the echdc1 gene encoding ethylmalonyl-CoA decarboxylase isoform X2, which translates into the protein MNAFSGTMMVELEEKVSQLESWTGGKGLIVRGAGGTFCSGSDLNAVRAISNPQDGMKMCMFMQNTLTRLLRLPLISVALVEGRALGGGAELTTACDFRLMVPGSIIQFVHKHMGLVPGWGGAARLVHIVGSPSALKLLAGAVKVGPELSLQIGLTDGVLEAPQQHKGDDTGTALRQAEDWISRYTTGAAPVIQAVKKVVLSGRELPLYEALRTEKDVFGTVWGGPANLQALASKPKHK
- the echdc1 gene encoding ethylmalonyl-CoA decarboxylase isoform X1 — protein: MVLCAVRKQLLVSSRCGAWAGPLLRKSSRIHDFNQEEIREKLQAFPGGSIDLLKQESGVAVLTVNNPSRMNAFSGTMMVELEEKVSQLESWTGGKGLIVRGAGGTFCSGSDLNAVRAISNPQDGMKMCMFMQNTLTRLLRLPLISVALVEGRALGGGAELTTACDFRLMVPGSIIQFVHKHMGLVPGWGGAARLVHIVGSPSALKLLAGAVKVGPELSLQIGLTDGVLEAPQQHKGDDTGTALRQAEDWISRYTTGAAPVIQAVKKVVLSGRELPLYEALRTEKDVFGTVWGGPANLQALASKPKHK